In the Moraxella osloensis genome, one interval contains:
- a CDS encoding acetolactate synthase 3 large subunit: MMSGAEMMVQALIDEGVEYIFGYPGGAVLHIYDALFKQDSIEHILVRHEQAAGHMADAYSRVTGQTGVVLATSGPGATNTVTAIATAFMDSIPMVIISGQVPSSLIGDDAFQETDMIGVSRPVVKHSFQVRHASEIPEIVRKAFYIASSGRPGPVVIDVPKDKTAPNEKFPYHFPESVSMRSYQPSVRGHSGQIRKAIETLIAAKRPVLYSGGGVIASNASAELTALARLLNLPVTNTLMGLGAYPGSDKQFLGMLGMHGTYEANMTMHNSDVILAVGARFDDRVTNNTQKFCPNAKIIHIDIDPASISKTINAHIPIVGDVKNVLSDMLAVLTENNAQLDQAALNDWWAQINEWRKRHGLRYEKDDSNGMKPQHVVERLYELTHGKAIITSDVGQHQMFAALYYKYDEPRQWLNSGGLGTMGVGLPYAMAAKLANPERDVVCITGEGSIQMNIQELSTCLQYNLPVKILNLNNAQLGMVKQWQDMIYEGRHSHSYMDSLPDFVKLAEAYGHVGIQITDPAKLDEQLAYALSLKDRLVFIDVLVDKNEHVYPMQLAGQSMRDMWLAKGERT, translated from the coding sequence ATGATGTCCGGTGCAGAAATGATGGTGCAAGCGCTAATTGACGAAGGTGTCGAATACATTTTTGGCTATCCAGGCGGCGCCGTGTTGCATATTTATGATGCTTTGTTCAAACAAGATAGCATTGAGCATATCCTCGTGCGTCACGAACAAGCAGCGGGTCATATGGCAGATGCCTATTCCCGTGTGACAGGTCAAACTGGGGTGGTATTGGCGACATCAGGTCCAGGCGCCACCAATACGGTTACCGCCATCGCTACCGCGTTTATGGATTCCATTCCGATGGTTATCATCTCAGGTCAGGTGCCTTCAAGCCTCATCGGTGATGATGCGTTCCAAGAAACTGATATGATTGGTGTGTCACGTCCGGTCGTCAAACACAGTTTTCAAGTACGTCATGCCAGCGAAATCCCAGAAATCGTTCGCAAAGCATTTTATATCGCAAGCTCTGGTCGACCAGGTCCTGTGGTGATTGATGTACCCAAAGACAAAACTGCGCCTAACGAAAAATTCCCTTATCATTTTCCTGAGTCGGTCAGTATGCGTTCTTACCAACCATCGGTTCGCGGTCATTCAGGACAAATTCGTAAAGCCATCGAAACCTTAATTGCTGCCAAACGCCCTGTACTATATTCAGGTGGTGGCGTGATTGCATCAAACGCAAGTGCAGAATTAACCGCATTAGCCCGTTTACTTAACTTGCCTGTGACCAATACTTTAATGGGGCTAGGCGCTTATCCAGGATCGGATAAACAGTTTTTAGGTATGCTTGGGATGCATGGTACGTATGAAGCCAATATGACCATGCACAATTCAGATGTAATTTTGGCTGTCGGTGCGCGTTTTGATGACCGTGTGACCAACAATACGCAAAAATTCTGTCCAAACGCTAAAATTATCCATATTGATATCGATCCAGCATCAATCTCAAAAACCATCAACGCACACATCCCGATCGTCGGTGATGTAAAAAATGTGTTAAGCGATATGCTCGCCGTATTAACAGAAAATAACGCACAGCTTGACCAAGCCGCGCTAAATGATTGGTGGGCGCAAATCAATGAATGGCGTAAACGTCATGGTCTACGCTATGAAAAAGATGACAGCAATGGCATGAAACCACAGCACGTTGTTGAGCGCTTATACGAGTTGACGCATGGTAAAGCTATCATCACCTCTGATGTGGGTCAGCACCAAATGTTTGCCGCCCTATACTATAAATACGATGAGCCGCGTCAATGGTTAAACTCAGGTGGGTTAGGCACCATGGGGGTAGGGTTGCCTTATGCAATGGCAGCCAAACTTGCTAATCCCGAGCGTGATGTGGTCTGTATCACCGGTGAAGGCTCAATTCAGATGAATATCCAAGAGCTATCAACTTGCCTGCAATATAACTTACCCGTGAAGATTTTAAATCTTAACAACGCCCAGTTGGGTATGGTCAAACAATGGCAAGACATGATTTATGAAGGTCGCCATTCGCACTCTTATATGGATTCATTGCCAGATTTTGTCAAACTTGCAGAAGCTTACGGTCATGTCGGTATCCAAATCACCGACCCAGCCAAACTTGATGAACAACTTGCTTATGCCTTATCACTCAAAGATCGATTGGTATTTATCGATGTACTCGTCGATAAAAATGAGCATGTTTATCCAATGCAATTAGCAGGTCAGTCAATGCGTGATATGTGGTTAGCCAAAGGGGAGCGTACCTAA
- a CDS encoding adenylosuccinate synthase, with amino-acid sequence MKHTGKNVVVLGSQWGDEGKGKIVDLLTEKASAVARYQGGHNAGHTLVVGGKKTVLHLIPSGILREDVTCYIGNGVVLAPDALLKEMQSLVEAGVPVRERLRISPNCPLIMPQHVALDQAREIKRGNNKIGTTGRGIGPAYEDKVARRALRFADLLRADFADKLKTNLEFHNFALTQYYGVDAVDFEATLKLAEEWRDALKDLVADVTGELDKLCKEGKNLMFEGAQGTLLDVDHGTYPFVTSSNTTAGGVATGTGLGPLYFDYVLGITKAYTTRVGAGPFPTELFDDIGEHIGTVGQEFGATTGRARRCGWFDAAILRRAVVLNSLSGICLTKLDVLDDLEQLNICTGYELPSGEVCGSSDAEFYENVKPIYETLPGWKTSTVGVTEYDKLPENAKAYIKRIEQLIDCPVDIISTGPDRAETIVLRDPYDA; translated from the coding sequence ATGAAACATACGGGAAAAAACGTCGTTGTCCTTGGTAGCCAGTGGGGCGATGAAGGTAAAGGCAAAATCGTTGACTTATTGACTGAAAAAGCCAGTGCGGTGGCGCGCTATCAAGGCGGTCATAATGCTGGTCACACTTTAGTCGTTGGCGGTAAAAAAACCGTATTACATTTGATTCCATCGGGTATCCTACGTGAAGATGTCACTTGCTACATCGGTAATGGCGTGGTGCTAGCCCCAGATGCGCTATTAAAAGAAATGCAATCACTGGTTGAAGCAGGCGTGCCTGTGCGTGAGCGACTTCGTATTTCGCCCAACTGCCCACTGATCATGCCACAGCATGTAGCGCTTGACCAAGCCCGTGAAATCAAACGCGGCAACAACAAAATTGGCACGACCGGTCGTGGTATCGGCCCTGCGTACGAAGATAAAGTAGCGCGCCGTGCATTGCGTTTTGCTGATTTGTTGCGAGCTGACTTTGCCGATAAACTAAAAACTAACCTTGAGTTCCATAACTTTGCCTTGACCCAATACTATGGGGTGGACGCAGTCGATTTTGAGGCGACCTTAAAGCTGGCAGAAGAATGGCGTGATGCGCTAAAAGACTTGGTGGCTGATGTGACGGGCGAGCTTGACAAGCTATGCAAAGAAGGCAAAAACTTAATGTTTGAAGGCGCGCAAGGTACGTTGCTTGACGTTGACCACGGCACTTATCCCTTCGTTACCAGCTCAAATACCACAGCTGGCGGCGTGGCGACGGGCACCGGTCTTGGACCCTTGTACTTTGACTACGTATTGGGTATCACCAAAGCTTACACCACGCGCGTGGGCGCGGGTCCCTTCCCAACTGAGCTATTTGATGATATCGGTGAGCACATCGGTACTGTGGGTCAAGAATTTGGTGCTACCACGGGCCGCGCCCGTCGTTGTGGTTGGTTTGATGCAGCGATTCTACGCCGTGCTGTGGTACTAAACTCACTATCTGGTATCTGCTTGACCAAGCTTGATGTGTTAGATGACCTTGAGCAGCTCAATATCTGCACGGGTTATGAGTTGCCAAGTGGTGAAGTTTGCGGCTCTAGCGATGCGGAGTTTTACGAGAATGTCAAACCTATCTACGAAACATTGCCAGGTTGGAAAACTAGCACTGTGGGTGTGACAGAGTATGACAAGCTACCTGAAAACGCCAAAGCTTATATCAAACGCATTGAGCAGCTTATCGATTGTCCTGTTGACATTATCTCAACAGGTCCTGACCGTGCCGAAACCATCGTGCTACGCGACCCGTACGATGCCTAA
- the ilvN gene encoding acetolactate synthase small subunit, producing the protein MKHLISVLMENESGSLSRVVGLFSQRGYNIETLNVAPTDDPTLSRLTLTTDTDQNKIEQMTKQLHKLIEIVKVTTLTDSVHIERELMLIKVRATGSNREEVKRCADIFRASIVDITPNVYTIQIVGDTAKLDGFIELMGRERILEVVRSGVIGIARGEKILSV; encoded by the coding sequence ATGAAACATTTAATTTCTGTCTTAATGGAAAATGAATCAGGGTCACTGTCTCGTGTGGTTGGCTTATTTTCACAACGTGGCTACAACATCGAGACATTGAACGTCGCGCCAACCGATGACCCGACTTTATCGCGTTTGACCTTGACCACAGATACCGATCAAAATAAGATCGAGCAAATGACCAAACAGTTGCACAAGCTGATTGAAATCGTTAAAGTAACCACGCTGACCGATAGTGTACATATTGAGCGCGAACTCATGCTGATCAAAGTGCGTGCCACGGGTAGCAACCGCGAAGAAGTGAAGCGCTGTGCGGATATCTTCCGTGCAAGTATTGTTGATATCACGCCCAATGTCTATACCATTCAAATTGTCGGTGACACGGCAAAATTGGACGGCTTTATCGAATTGATGGGACGTGAACGCATTTTAGAGGTCGTACGTTCTGGTGTTATTGGTATCGCGCGGGGTGAAAAAATCCTCAGCGTCTAA
- a CDS encoding electron transfer flavoprotein subunit beta/FixA family protein: MKALVAVKRVVDYNVKVRVKADNTGVDLTNVKMSVNPFDEIAVEEAVRLQEAGVVSEIVVVSIGPKEAQEQIRGAMALGADRGILVETTDTVRPLQVAKILKAIAQAEAADIILLGKQAIDDDNNQTGQMLAALLDVGQATFASKVKVDGGSVNVTREIDGGLQTVQLSLPAVITTDLRLNEPRYAKLPNIMKAKKKPLEEKKPEDYGVSTASNIQIVKVTPPAERKAGVKVKSVDELVDKLRNEAKVI, translated from the coding sequence ATGAAAGCATTAGTTGCTGTTAAACGTGTAGTTGACTATAACGTAAAAGTTCGTGTAAAAGCGGACAACACTGGTGTTGACTTAACCAATGTTAAAATGTCTGTAAACCCATTTGATGAGATTGCTGTGGAAGAAGCTGTACGTCTACAAGAAGCGGGCGTCGTCTCTGAAATTGTTGTTGTATCTATCGGACCAAAAGAAGCACAAGAACAAATCCGTGGTGCAATGGCACTGGGTGCAGATCGTGGTATTTTAGTTGAAACTACCGACACTGTGCGCCCACTACAAGTGGCAAAAATTTTAAAAGCGATTGCACAAGCTGAAGCGGCTGACATCATCTTATTAGGCAAACAAGCGATTGATGATGACAACAACCAAACAGGTCAAATGCTAGCGGCATTACTAGACGTGGGTCAAGCAACCTTTGCATCAAAAGTAAAAGTCGACGGTGGCAGTGTCAATGTAACACGTGAAATCGATGGGGGCTTACAAACCGTTCAGTTATCATTGCCTGCGGTTATCACCACTGATTTACGGTTAAATGAACCACGTTATGCCAAACTGCCTAACATCATGAAAGCGAAGAAAAAACCATTAGAAGAGAAAAAACCAGAAGATTATGGTGTTTCTACCGCTAGTAACATTCAAATCGTAAAAGTGACGCCACCTGCAGAGCGTAAAGCGGGTGTTAAAGTTAAATCGGTTGACGAGTTGGTCGATAAATTAAGAAATGAAGCTAAAGTTATCTAA
- a CDS encoding ATP phosphoribosyltransferase regulatory subunit — MSNLASNSTNVANQSAFYLNTKNTWLLPDGVVDLLSTEAVKQETLRYQLTRILISHGYEFISPPMIEYTESLLGYASEDVKLQTFKIIDQLTGRLMGVRADITPQIARIDARLHNNQDTSNPSKSISRYCYAGHVIYTMPKGLFGSRTPLQLGAEIFGTDSLASEVELLDVLFTLLDSTDVIARSHIDIGHVAIFQQLCQLASVPTYLQEKLIELYANKALPELKLLTSKMSQFGELANDFYVLGEAGNDLQKLSERLSNQAKHDAIIAKALSDLTYLVSYLEEHWDANVSVDVTGLGYHYHTGVVFNVYVADESLPLIRGGRFSNHFHHEVDNTDAVRSGVGFSCELNRWQNHIQVHEQPFTVVPYSHVQTILHVPNHPDAPALKQAIDSLRQEGHRVMIALDETDEPEQTTHRLQVANGVWYLEHLAEN, encoded by the coding sequence GTGTCAAATTTAGCATCAAATTCCACAAATGTGGCAAATCAGTCTGCTTTTTATCTTAATACAAAAAATACTTGGCTATTACCCGATGGGGTTGTCGACTTACTATCAACCGAAGCGGTAAAGCAAGAAACCCTGCGTTATCAATTGACCCGTATTTTAATCAGCCATGGCTATGAATTTATTAGCCCGCCTATGATTGAATATACCGAAAGCTTGCTCGGCTATGCGTCTGAAGATGTTAAATTACAAACTTTTAAAATCATTGATCAGCTAACCGGTCGGCTCATGGGGGTACGCGCAGATATCACCCCACAAATTGCGCGGATTGATGCGCGTCTACACAATAATCAAGACACTAGTAACCCATCAAAATCAATTTCCCGCTATTGTTATGCAGGGCATGTAATCTATACCATGCCAAAGGGCTTATTTGGTTCGCGCACCCCGCTACAGTTGGGGGCTGAGATTTTTGGTACCGACTCACTAGCCAGTGAAGTGGAGCTATTAGATGTGCTATTTACCTTGTTAGATAGCACGGATGTGATTGCACGCTCGCATATTGATATTGGTCATGTGGCGATTTTTCAGCAGCTTTGCCAGCTTGCCAGTGTACCTACGTATCTGCAAGAAAAACTCATTGAGCTCTATGCCAATAAAGCGTTACCTGAGCTGAAACTTTTGACCAGCAAAATGAGCCAGTTTGGCGAACTTGCCAACGATTTTTATGTGCTTGGCGAGGCAGGTAATGACTTGCAAAAACTGAGCGAACGACTCTCAAATCAAGCCAAACACGATGCTATCATTGCCAAAGCTTTGTCTGATTTGACTTATTTGGTGAGCTATCTTGAAGAGCACTGGGATGCCAATGTCAGTGTCGATGTCACAGGATTGGGATATCACTATCATACAGGCGTTGTCTTTAATGTGTACGTGGCAGATGAGTCATTGCCGCTGATTCGTGGTGGTCGTTTTAGCAACCATTTTCATCATGAAGTTGATAATACCGATGCCGTGCGTTCCGGCGTTGGCTTTAGCTGCGAGCTAAACCGTTGGCAAAATCATATCCAGGTACATGAGCAGCCTTTTACCGTGGTACCTTATAGCCATGTACAAACTATTTTACATGTACCCAATCATCCTGATGCGCCAGCGCTCAAACAAGCGATTGACTCACTACGCCAAGAAGGGCATCGGGTGATGATTGCGCTGGATGAAACCGATGAACCTGAGCAAACCACCCATCGTTTGCAAGTAGCGAATGGGGTTTGGTACTTAGAGCATTTGGCAGAAAATTAA
- the corA gene encoding magnesium/cobalt transporter CorA gives MYDEIADEELDLHGDDSYIYGEDYDDDGTVEVYAPTDVPPPEYNPEAEITEDRFKGKNEIANCFAYSRKSGEKIGEIKLDDVRRELSNNNVFVWVGLHDPSIETIREVQEAFDLHELAIEDAFAEHQRAKVESYGNDSVFVVVRTAKLTENTIRYGTTAIFMGKQYIITIRQGASHSYQSVRDFCHRRPEKLRLGPIFVLHAILDFIVDNYLPVTEKLGRYLREQEREIFSENFNKHTLRNLYELKSQLVHMRAVILPVQDICNFFINHKKTDLIPSFPSQAKPYFRDVNDHLLRALDAVNGLNEMLSVAMDTYMAVVNMGQNEVVRKLAAWAGILAVPTAVAGIYGMNFENMPELKMHYAYYILLAFILTICFTLYYRFKKAGWL, from the coding sequence ATGTATGACGAAATCGCTGATGAAGAACTCGATTTGCACGGTGATGATAGTTATATCTATGGCGAAGATTATGACGATGATGGCACTGTCGAAGTCTATGCACCTACCGATGTACCACCCCCTGAGTACAACCCTGAAGCTGAAATCACCGAAGATCGCTTTAAAGGGAAAAATGAGATTGCCAACTGCTTTGCCTACTCTCGTAAATCTGGGGAAAAAATCGGCGAGATTAAACTTGATGATGTGCGCCGCGAATTATCCAACAACAACGTATTTGTTTGGGTAGGACTGCATGACCCAAGTATCGAAACCATTCGAGAAGTTCAAGAGGCATTTGACTTGCACGAACTTGCCATTGAAGATGCTTTTGCTGAACATCAACGCGCCAAAGTTGAAAGCTATGGTAATGATAGTGTGTTCGTGGTGGTACGAACCGCCAAATTGACCGAAAATACCATTCGTTATGGCACTACGGCCATCTTTATGGGCAAGCAATATATTATCACTATTCGTCAAGGAGCCTCTCATAGCTACCAAAGTGTACGAGATTTTTGTCATCGCCGACCAGAAAAATTGCGCCTTGGACCCATCTTTGTGCTGCACGCCATTCTAGACTTTATCGTCGATAACTATTTACCTGTCACTGAAAAATTAGGACGTTATTTGCGTGAGCAAGAACGGGAAATTTTCTCTGAAAACTTTAACAAGCATACACTGCGCAATTTGTATGAATTAAAATCACAGCTCGTACATATGCGTGCTGTCATCTTACCCGTACAAGATATCTGTAATTTTTTTATCAATCATAAAAAGACTGATTTGATTCCAAGTTTTCCTAGCCAAGCCAAACCGTATTTTCGTGACGTCAATGACCATCTACTGCGTGCGCTCGATGCGGTCAATGGACTCAACGAAATGCTCAGTGTTGCCATGGATACTTACATGGCAGTGGTCAATATGGGTCAGAATGAGGTGGTACGAAAACTTGCCGCTTGGGCAGGTATCCTCGCGGTTCCGACCGCTGTCGCAGGGATTTATGGGATGAACTTTGAAAATATGCCTGAACTAAAAATGCATTATGCCTACTATATTTTGTTGGCATTTATTTTGACCATTTGTTTCACGCTTTACTATCGATTTAAAAAGGCAGGTTGGTTGTAA
- a CDS encoding DUF2237 family protein — MSYHPKAELNQTNVLGTALASCCFDPLTGYYRNGFCHTGAGDVGLHTVCAKMTREFLEFSVAKGNDLVTPLPEFGFPGLQPNDFWCVCALRWVEALDAGVAPPLKLAACHESLLELVDIETLQQYAI, encoded by the coding sequence ATGTCCTATCATCCAAAAGCTGAATTAAACCAAACCAATGTACTGGGTACCGCACTAGCGAGTTGCTGTTTTGACCCGTTAACAGGTTATTATCGAAATGGTTTTTGTCATACTGGCGCTGGTGACGTCGGCTTACACACGGTTTGCGCCAAAATGACCCGGGAATTCTTGGAATTTTCTGTTGCCAAAGGCAATGATTTGGTGACGCCTTTACCCGAATTTGGTTTTCCAGGGCTGCAGCCCAATGATTTTTGGTGCGTCTGTGCCCTACGCTGGGTGGAAGCATTGGATGCGGGGGTTGCGCCGCCACTAAAGCTTGCCGCATGTCATGAGAGTCTATTAGAGTTAGTGGATATAGAGACACTGCAGCAGTACGCTATTTAA
- a CDS encoding electron transfer flavoprotein subunit alpha/FixB family protein: MAILVYAEHDNKELKKATLNTITAASKIGGDIVVLVAGLGCEAVAEQAAKVAGVSKVLCASNAAFEHQLAENVAKLVVSLAGDYSHIVAPATTTGKNFLPRVAALLDVNMLTDVTAVIDAETFERPIYAGNAIATVKDTESKKVITVRTTAFDAAATEGGAASIEQVSAGEDTGKSKFVGEELAKSDRPELTAAEIVVSGGRALASGENFTKYIEPLADKLGAAMGASRAAVDAGYVPNDLQVGQTGKIVAPNLYIAAGISGAIQHLAGMKDSKVIVAINNDPEAPISQVADYFLEGDIFTVLPELTSKL, encoded by the coding sequence ATGGCAATTTTAGTATATGCAGAACATGATAATAAAGAGCTAAAAAAAGCAACCCTCAACACCATAACGGCAGCAAGCAAAATCGGTGGCGATATCGTTGTATTAGTTGCAGGTCTTGGCTGTGAAGCCGTAGCAGAACAAGCCGCTAAAGTAGCGGGTGTATCAAAGGTGCTTTGCGCAAGTAACGCTGCTTTTGAACATCAACTGGCTGAAAACGTTGCTAAACTCGTGGTATCGCTGGCAGGTGATTATAGCCATATCGTTGCACCAGCAACAACAACGGGTAAAAACTTCTTACCACGCGTTGCTGCGTTGTTAGACGTAAATATGCTAACTGATGTGACCGCTGTGATTGATGCAGAGACATTTGAACGTCCAATCTACGCAGGTAACGCCATTGCAACCGTTAAAGATACTGAAAGCAAAAAAGTTATCACAGTTCGTACCACCGCATTTGATGCAGCGGCAACAGAAGGCGGTGCAGCCAGCATAGAACAAGTAAGCGCAGGCGAAGATACGGGCAAATCAAAATTTGTCGGTGAAGAGTTGGCAAAATCTGATCGTCCAGAATTAACGGCTGCAGAAATTGTTGTGTCGGGTGGCCGTGCATTAGCCAGCGGTGAAAACTTCACCAAATATATTGAGCCACTCGCTGATAAGCTAGGCGCTGCGATGGGTGCATCACGTGCCGCAGTTGACGCAGGTTATGTGCCAAACGACCTACAAGTGGGTCAAACGGGTAAAATTGTCGCGCCAAACCTATATATCGCCGCAGGTATCTCAGGTGCCATTCAGCATTTGGCAGGTATGAAAGATTCAAAAGTTATCGTTGCTATCAACAATGACCCAGAAGCGCCTATCTCTCAAGTGGCTGATTATTTCCTAGAAGGTGATATTTTTACAGTCTTGCCAGAACTAACTAGCAAATTGTAA
- a CDS encoding glutathione S-transferase N-terminal domain-containing protein, whose amino-acid sequence MKLFVSTTSPFARLVMVACLRQQIDAELIFVMPWENPQELLAVNPFSQVPALLTDNQLLITESSVILAHLMPQIFADEKSAALTSLSLGIINQAVRAFATERFQPASAAPHPFIERSTSLLSNLLPNAPQLDAQSDALGQIFFGIALGYLKLRLAEVFDKAVTEANKAALEQFYQRDFMQKTQSTALEKLPTSISQL is encoded by the coding sequence ATGAAACTCTTTGTCTCAACCACCTCCCCTTTTGCCCGTCTCGTGATGGTCGCCTGTTTACGCCAGCAAATCGATGCCGAGCTTATATTTGTCATGCCTTGGGAAAACCCACAAGAATTATTAGCGGTCAACCCTTTTAGCCAAGTACCTGCCCTGCTCACCGATAATCAATTACTCATCACCGAAAGCAGTGTGATTTTGGCGCATCTGATGCCGCAAATTTTCGCTGATGAAAAATCTGCCGCTTTAACAAGCCTGAGCCTTGGCATTATCAATCAAGCTGTTCGCGCCTTTGCCACCGAGCGCTTTCAGCCAGCAAGTGCTGCCCCACATCCATTTATTGAGCGCTCAACTAGTCTATTGTCTAATTTACTCCCCAATGCACCACAGCTCGATGCACAAAGCGATGCGCTCGGCCAAATCTTTTTTGGCATTGCCTTAGGGTATTTAAAATTACGTTTGGCTGAGGTGTTTGACAAGGCAGTCACTGAGGCAAACAAAGCGGCACTGGAGCAATTTTATCAGCGAGATTTTATGCAAAAAACTCAGAGTACTGCTTTAGAAAAACTACCAACATCTATCTCTCAACTTTAG
- the ilvC gene encoding ketol-acid reductoisomerase, with the protein MNIFYDKDCDLSIIQGKKVAIIGYGSQGHAHALNLKDSGVDVTVGLRKDSSSWKKAENAGLKVAEVEEAVKQADLVMILTPDEFQKQLYNDVIEPNIKQGATLAFAHGFSIHYNQVVPRKDLDVIMIAPKAPGHTVRNEFATGGGIPDLIAVYQDASGQAKQVALSYAMGVGGGRSGIIETTFKDETETDLFGEQAVLCGGAVELVKMGFETLVEAGYAPEMAYFECLHELKLIVDLMYQGGIADMNYSISNNAEYGEYVTGLEVINDQSREAMRNALKRIQSGEYAKMFIAEGMSNYPSMTARRRQTAEHEIEKTGAKLRGMMPWITSSKIIDKEKN; encoded by the coding sequence ATGAACATTTTTTATGATAAAGATTGTGATCTATCAATCATCCAAGGCAAAAAAGTTGCGATTATCGGTTACGGCTCACAGGGTCACGCCCACGCATTGAACCTAAAAGACAGCGGTGTTGATGTCACCGTAGGGCTTCGCAAAGATTCATCATCTTGGAAAAAAGCAGAAAACGCCGGTCTAAAAGTGGCTGAAGTAGAAGAAGCCGTCAAGCAAGCTGACTTAGTCATGATTTTGACCCCTGATGAATTCCAAAAACAATTATACAATGACGTGATTGAGCCAAACATCAAACAAGGTGCCACGCTTGCATTTGCCCATGGTTTCTCAATCCATTACAACCAAGTGGTACCACGCAAAGACCTAGACGTCATCATGATTGCGCCAAAAGCACCGGGTCATACCGTGCGTAACGAATTTGCCACAGGCGGCGGTATTCCTGACTTAATCGCCGTGTACCAAGATGCTTCTGGTCAAGCCAAACAAGTGGCGTTATCTTACGCGATGGGCGTCGGCGGTGGTCGTTCAGGTATCATCGAAACAACGTTCAAAGACGAAACTGAAACTGACCTATTTGGTGAGCAAGCGGTACTGTGTGGTGGTGCGGTTGAACTGGTCAAAATGGGCTTTGAAACCTTGGTTGAAGCAGGTTATGCCCCAGAAATGGCTTACTTTGAATGTCTACACGAATTAAAATTGATTGTAGACTTGATGTACCAAGGCGGTATTGCTGATATGAACTACTCAATCAGTAACAACGCAGAATACGGTGAATACGTGACAGGTTTAGAAGTTATTAATGACCAATCACGTGAAGCAATGCGTAATGCCCTAAAACGTATCCAATCAGGCGAATATGCAAAAATGTTTATCGCTGAAGGTATGTCAAATTATCCATCAATGACAGCGCGCCGCCGTCAAACCGCTGAGCACGAAATCGAAAAAACAGGTGCCAAACTTCGCGGTATGATGCCTTGGATTACCTCAAGCAAAATCATCGACAAAGAGAAGAACTAG
- a CDS encoding cold-shock protein, with protein MSDKATGTVKWFNESKGFGFIAQDNGGQDVFAHYSAIQGSGFKTLKEGQRVSFVLSQGQKGPQAEQIEAQ; from the coding sequence ATGTCAGATAAAGCTACTGGTACTGTAAAATGGTTCAATGAAAGCAAAGGTTTCGGCTTCATCGCTCAAGACAATGGCGGTCAAGACGTTTTTGCTCATTACAGTGCAATCCAAGGTTCAGGTTTTAAAACACTTAAAGAAGGTCAACGTGTGAGCTTCGTATTGAGCCAAGGTCAAAAAGGCCCACAAGCCGAACAAATCGAAGCACAATAA